The proteins below come from a single Blastocatellia bacterium genomic window:
- a CDS encoding PPC domain-containing protein: MNYRSVYRFTLLASVAIFAALFSSTAQMQQGTLTITEAEPNNAPETAQSLGSLERGTTLIITGTAATTDPGTQIEEIVEDCKELAPLQDFYTFTLSQAMDVGLSLTFDRTADFDLWLFYHKADPGPNDAVVKLVTGSAVTSRGVSETITPRALEAGTYYVAVNAPQFPRIPNSPYTLTINAGKSPTELHQLEDYFCHGDGFEDAGKIFIVRFKPTHFPAELESVTYEFLKGHDTPSPVNKQARLIGFIDPTGVDAPPTNPTFTIDRRETIARVGASVHGRVRITFNPPIRVTGGNVYLGVEIAEDAATTGVLLSIAKNVYGQRTYVSADRGRTFELASILPDEEPNPPEHVAIIRPVFRLIR; this comes from the coding sequence ATGAACTACCGGAGCGTCTATCGCTTCACACTCTTGGCGAGCGTGGCCATCTTCGCTGCGCTCTTTTCGAGCACTGCACAAATGCAACAAGGCACTTTGACGATCACCGAAGCCGAACCAAACAATGCGCCCGAAACGGCTCAATCACTCGGCTCGTTGGAACGCGGCACAACGCTGATCATCACCGGCACTGCTGCCACAACTGATCCGGGCACACAGATAGAGGAAATCGTGGAGGATTGCAAGGAGCTAGCTCCGTTGCAGGACTTTTACACGTTCACGTTATCGCAGGCAATGGACGTTGGTCTGAGTTTGACGTTCGACCGAACGGCTGACTTCGATCTCTGGCTGTTTTACCATAAAGCCGATCCTGGGCCGAACGATGCCGTCGTCAAACTGGTGACCGGTTCAGCCGTGACGTCGCGCGGGGTAAGCGAGACCATCACGCCGCGCGCGTTGGAAGCCGGCACTTACTATGTAGCCGTCAATGCGCCGCAATTTCCCCGCATACCAAACAGTCCCTACACGCTCACGATCAATGCAGGCAAAAGTCCGACCGAGCTACACCAATTGGAGGATTACTTCTGTCACGGCGACGGGTTTGAAGACGCGGGAAAAATTTTCATCGTCCGATTCAAGCCGACGCACTTTCCGGCAGAGTTGGAATCGGTGACGTATGAATTTCTCAAAGGGCATGACACGCCCAGTCCGGTTAATAAACAGGCTCGGTTGATTGGGTTCATTGACCCGACCGGCGTTGACGCGCCGCCGACCAATCCCACGTTCACCATTGATCGTCGCGAAACAATCGCTCGTGTCGGCGCGAGCGTTCATGGCCGAGTGAGAATTACTTTCAATCCGCCCATCCGAGTCACCGGAGGTAACGTTTATCTCGGTGTTGAAATTGCCGAGGATGCAGCAACAACCGGCGTCTTGTTGAGTATCGCCAAAAACGTGTATGGCCAGCGAACCTATGTCTCGGCTGATCGTGGGAGAACATTTGAGTTGGCCAGCATTTTGCCCGATGAAGAACCGAATCCGCCTGAGCACGTGGCGATCATTCGTCCGGTGTTCCGGTTGATCCGTTAG
- a CDS encoding TonB-dependent receptor, with protein sequence MKSHHIGLALILVSWLTVANVSASSGGAIVRGRVLDQQGAAIVGATVSLSNPLTGYLSRTQTDGDGAYTFFNVPQNHYFLKVEHAGFLAVTMEVEVHSNVPLEIPITLQATGPVEVAEVTAGPERVILEDDTGAHYHIDKSFIQRFPATTSNRSIESILLTVPGFIADENGRFHFRGSHGQITYIVDGQPISDLIHISYANSLDARNIETMEVFTGLMPAEFGYRNAAVVNATMRSGMGSGRALFGNVELGAASFDTGELGAQFGGQSNRFGYFVSLAASKSNRFLDPPNFENLHNGGNTQRLFTRLDYTPNHTSDFLRLNVALGRSRYQVPNLFSQHLAGQNQVQKPRDLSLSFNWLHILNNRMTIEVTPYYRTSIGQLLESPFDTPLLASQARHLTNVGGNVHFSFTNETHRVKAGVQLLGFPVSENFSFAITDPNFNVPPKEGGDPHFYNVGLRPYDLTRGGEIFHFSRKETGRQYSFFVQDEVHYGNLTLNAGLRYDNYRFLLREDAWQPRIGLSYRIGLTGTVLRGSYNRLFFTPQNENLLFSSSAEAAELSGPDVIAALGSGVILVPSERQHAYEVGLQQQVKDWFRVDAAYYTKDARNVHDNLQFSQTLIVFPVAIDSGKIKGFDVRVDVPEHRGFSGYCSLGSASAIVSPPFTGGLFVDAHIVEHLDDGPFRIDHDQEIAAQWGIMFNDRQRGWWTSLMGRYDSGLVTEVESPDEVETNPDLAFGLAFVDFNKDPFRVKPRTVWNWSFGLRLFGERRYRTEFQFDILNLTNEKGLYNFLSHFGGTHVIPPRQYVGRMKIHF encoded by the coding sequence ATGAAATCTCATCATATCGGTTTGGCTCTCATCCTCGTCAGTTGGTTGACGGTCGCCAATGTCAGCGCCTCATCCGGCGGCGCGATTGTGCGCGGTCGCGTGCTGGATCAACAAGGGGCCGCCATTGTTGGCGCGACGGTGTCTCTATCCAACCCTCTGACCGGCTATCTGAGTCGCACACAAACGGACGGAGATGGAGCCTACACATTCTTTAATGTCCCTCAGAATCACTACTTTTTGAAAGTCGAACATGCGGGCTTCCTCGCAGTGACAATGGAAGTCGAAGTTCACTCCAACGTGCCGCTCGAGATTCCGATCACGCTTCAAGCCACCGGTCCGGTTGAAGTGGCTGAAGTCACAGCCGGCCCAGAGCGCGTCATCTTGGAAGATGACACCGGCGCTCATTACCATATTGACAAATCGTTCATCCAACGGTTTCCGGCGACCACCTCCAATCGCAGTATTGAATCCATTCTCCTGACAGTTCCTGGCTTCATCGCTGATGAAAACGGACGATTCCATTTTCGTGGCTCGCATGGACAAATCACCTACATCGTAGACGGTCAGCCGATCAGCGACCTGATTCACATTTCCTATGCCAATAGCCTGGACGCGCGAAACATAGAGACAATGGAAGTATTCACCGGCTTGATGCCTGCCGAATTTGGCTATCGCAATGCGGCGGTGGTCAATGCAACGATGCGGTCGGGCATGGGATCGGGTCGCGCCTTGTTTGGTAACGTCGAACTCGGCGCAGCCAGTTTTGATACCGGCGAACTCGGCGCGCAGTTTGGCGGGCAATCAAACCGATTCGGCTACTTCGTGAGTCTGGCTGCTTCCAAGAGCAATCGCTTTCTTGATCCGCCTAACTTTGAGAATCTGCACAATGGCGGTAACACGCAACGACTGTTCACGCGGTTGGACTACACGCCTAATCACACGAGCGACTTTCTGCGGCTGAATGTGGCGCTAGGACGGTCGCGTTACCAGGTGCCGAATTTGTTCTCGCAGCATCTGGCCGGTCAGAACCAAGTTCAGAAGCCGCGCGACCTGAGTTTGAGTTTCAACTGGTTGCACATTCTGAACAATCGGATGACGATCGAAGTCACACCTTACTATCGCACCAGCATCGGTCAGCTCCTGGAAAGCCCGTTTGACACGCCGCTGCTGGCCTCGCAAGCGCGTCATCTGACCAATGTCGGCGGCAACGTCCACTTCAGTTTCACTAACGAGACCCATCGGGTCAAAGCCGGTGTGCAACTGCTGGGGTTCCCGGTGAGCGAGAATTTCTCGTTCGCCATCACCGACCCGAACTTTAACGTGCCGCCAAAAGAAGGCGGCGATCCTCATTTCTACAACGTCGGATTGCGTCCCTATGATCTCACGCGCGGCGGAGAGATTTTTCATTTCTCGCGCAAAGAGACAGGTCGCCAGTATTCATTCTTCGTGCAAGATGAAGTTCACTATGGCAACCTGACACTCAATGCCGGCCTGCGCTATGACAATTATCGCTTCCTGCTTCGTGAAGATGCCTGGCAACCTCGCATCGGGTTGTCATATCGGATCGGGCTGACAGGCACAGTGCTGCGCGGCTCTTACAACCGGCTGTTTTTCACGCCACAGAACGAAAACCTCTTGTTCTCCAGCTCGGCGGAGGCTGCTGAGTTGTCCGGACCTGATGTAATCGCTGCGCTCGGCTCTGGTGTGATTCTTGTCCCATCAGAGCGCCAGCACGCTTATGAGGTCGGCCTTCAGCAGCAGGTCAAGGATTGGTTTCGCGTGGATGCGGCCTACTATACCAAAGACGCGCGAAACGTTCACGATAATCTTCAGTTCTCACAAACGCTGATTGTCTTCCCCGTGGCCATTGACAGCGGCAAGATCAAAGGATTCGACGTGCGCGTGGACGTGCCGGAGCATCGTGGATTCAGCGGCTATTGCAGTTTGGGAAGCGCGTCGGCCATTGTTAGCCCGCCGTTCACCGGCGGCCTGTTTGTGGATGCGCACATCGTCGAACATCTGGACGACGGGCCGTTCCGCATTGACCACGATCAAGAGATCGCCGCGCAATGGGGCATCATGTTCAACGACCGGCAGCGCGGCTGGTGGACAAGTCTCATGGGTCGTTATGACAGCGGTCTGGTCACCGAGGTCGAATCTCCTGACGAGGTCGAAACCAATCCTGATTTGGCCTTTGGTCTAGCCTTCGTGGATTTCAACAAAGACCCATTCCGCGTCAAACCACGCACGGTCTGGAACTGGTCGTTCGGTCTCCGCCTGTTTGGCGAACGGCGCTACAGAACCGAATTCCAATTTGACATACTCAACCTGACTAACGAAAAAGGTCTTTACAACTTCCTATCCCATTTTGGCGGGACTCATGTCATTCCGCCGCGCCAGTATGTTGGCAGGATGAAAATTCATTTCTGA